One Campylobacter sputorum subsp. sputorum DNA segment encodes these proteins:
- the ppk2 gene encoding polyphosphate kinase 2, giving the protein MSNEEKKENRKKEKKEKKKAYEKELKDLQVELLKMQYYVKKEGLKLLIIMEGRDAAGKGGTIKRITEHLNPRGCRVVALQKPSDIETTQWYFQRYVAHLPSAGEIVIFDRSWYNRAMVEPVMGFCTQEEHRDFLQEVPGFENLLSKSGIKIFKFFLSINKEAQAKRFKSRRTNPLKRFKISPVDDMAQDFWNKYSMAQGSMFLQTDTDINPWIVIDSNNKKQARLNTIKSILNKIDYEDKCSKDKLKVDTQKVRTAADELKVIEEAIKKIKVIL; this is encoded by the coding sequence ATGTCTAATGAAGAAAAAAAAGAAAACAGAAAAAAAGAGAAAAAGGAAAAGAAAAAAGCATATGAAAAAGAGCTTAAAGATCTTCAAGTAGAGCTTTTAAAAATGCAATATTATGTAAAAAAAGAGGGTTTGAAACTTCTTATCATAATGGAAGGGCGTGATGCTGCTGGAAAAGGCGGAACTATAAAAAGGATAACAGAGCATCTAAATCCTAGAGGATGTAGAGTTGTAGCTCTTCAAAAGCCTAGCGACATAGAAACAACTCAATGGTATTTTCAAAGATATGTTGCTCATTTGCCAAGTGCAGGAGAGATTGTTATCTTTGATCGCTCTTGGTACAATAGAGCTATGGTGGAGCCTGTTATGGGATTTTGTACACAAGAAGAACATAGAGATTTCTTGCAAGAAGTGCCTGGGTTTGAAAATCTTTTAAGTAAATCCGGGATTAAGATTTTTAAATTTTTCTTATCTATAAATAAAGAAGCACAAGCCAAAAGATTTAAAAGCAGAAGAACTAATCCGCTAAAAAGATTTAAAATATCGCCTGTTGATGATATGGCTCAAGATTTTTGGAATAAGTATTCAATGGCTCAAGGTAGTATGTTTTTACAAACCGATACAGATATAAATCCGTGGATTGTTATAGATTCAAATAATAAAAAACAAGCTAGATTAAATACTATAAAATCAATATTAAATAAAATAGATTACGAAGATAAATGCTCTAAAGATAAATTAAAAGTTGATACGCAAAAAGTAAGAACCGCCGCGGATGAATTAAAAGTAATAGAAGAAGCCATAAAGAAAATAAAAGTTATTTTATAG